A single genomic interval of Sceloporus undulatus isolate JIND9_A2432 ecotype Alabama chromosome 2, SceUnd_v1.1, whole genome shotgun sequence harbors:
- the ELOF1 gene encoding transcription elongation factor 1 homolog — protein MGRRKSKRKPPPKKKMTGTLETQFTCPFCNHEKSCDVKMDRARNTGVISCTVCLEEFQTPITYLSEPVDVYSDWIDACEAANQ, from the exons ATGGGTCGTAGGAAATCAAAGCGGAAGCCTCCACCCAAGAAGAAGATGACTGGAACACTTGAGACCCAGTTTACTTGTCCATTCTGTAACCACGAGAAGTCCTGTGATGTTAAAAT GGACAGAGCTCGAAATACTGGTGTGATATCCTGTACAGTTTGTCTGGAAGAATTTCAGACCCCTATAACCT ATCTTTCAGAACCCGTGGACGTTTACAGTGATTGGATAGATGCTTGTGAAGCAGCCAACCAGTAG